Part of the Desulfuromonadales bacterium genome, CTGCTGCGGATGCGTCGCGAACTGATGCAGGAGGTGCAGGATGCCGCCGCCGCCTGCCGGGAAATGGGCCAGGACGGCGTTCCTGACATCGGCGACATGTCCTCGCAGACCTACAGCCGCGACGTTCTGCTCAATCTCAGCGAAACGCAGCGGCAGAAGATTCGCGATATCGACGCCGCCCTTGATCGTCTGGCCAGCGGCGAATATGGCGTCTGCATGCGCTGCGGCGAGGAAATCGCCCCCAAGCGCATGGCTGTACGCCCCTTCTCCCGTTACTGCGTGGAGTGCAAGACAGAAATTGAGAAGTTCGGCGAATAACCCCTATCGCCCCCTGTTATCAGGGCTCTGCCCCGGGAGAAGAACATGACGTTCATGTCGTTTCTGCTGCTTGTAATCCTTTTTCTGGCCTTCTTTATCTATTTCTCCGGCCTGAACCCGCACGAAATCACCATCTTCCTCTTCCCGGATCAGAGTATCACCTATTCGACCGCCATCGTCGTGGTAGGCCTTGTGCTGTTCGGGTTGGCTCTCGGCTATCTCGCGCACGTCTACAGCACGGTGAGCCATATGGTCAAGCACTGGAAGCGCGACCGTAACGAAAAGAAAATGCGCGAAGTGGCGGCCATTTACCGCGAGGGGGTCGG contains:
- a CDS encoding TraR/DksA family transcriptional regulator, with the translated sequence MEEKELQAAKEQLLRMRRELMQEVQDAAAACREMGQDGVPDIGDMSSQTYSRDVLLNLSETQRQKIRDIDAALDRLASGEYGVCMRCGEEIAPKRMAVRPFSRYCVECKTEIEKFGE